The stretch of DNA CAGGGTCCAGGTGATGACATCGTCAGGCCTCTATCCGGTGCACATCGGCTCCGGGATCGTGGACTTGTGCGGCTCTCTCGTGAGGGAGCACTCGACTGCTCGTACGGCGGCGGTTGTCACTGACTCGAACGTTCAAGCACTTCTCGGAGTGCGGGTCGTCGCTTCGCTTGAGGCTGCGCAGTTCCGCGTGGTTCAGGTCACGGTCGAACCGGGCGAGGCCAGCAAGAGTTGGGCGCGCGCAGGTGAGGTGCTCGAGGCGCTGGCTGCGCACGGACTCGACCGGGGAGACATCGTGGTGGCGCTTGGCGGTGGGGTGATTGGCGACCTCGCGGGGTTCTGCGCGGCGGTGTACATGAGAGGCATTTCCTACGCGCAGATCCCCACGACACTTCTGGCGCAGGTGGACTCATCTGTCGGTGGCAAGACCGCAGTGGACCTGGCGGCAGGCAAGAACCTCGCGGGCGCGTTCCTTCAACCGCGTGCGGTGGTCGCGGATACCGATTCGCCTCGAACCCTGTTGGAGCTGGAGTGGCGGAGCGGACTCGCCGAGATCGCGAAGTCGGCGGTACTTGACGGCGAGGAGTTCCTGTCGTGGCTTGAGACGCACGCCCAGGGTCTCGTGGACCGTGATCCCGAGACGGTCAAGCACGCAATCCAGGCATCAGTCGAGTTCAAGGCGCGCATCGTGGCTGGAGACGAGCGAGAATGCGGCGTGAGGGAGTGCTTGAACCTGGGGCACACTCTCGGACATGCCATCGAGAAGGTGGCCGGGTATGGCGCGGTCGGCCACGGACTTGC from Actinomycetota bacterium encodes:
- the aroB gene encoding 3-dehydroquinate synthase — encoded protein: MSDAVRVQVMTSSGLYPVHIGSGIVDLCGSLVREHSTARTAAVVTDSNVQALLGVRVVASLEAAQFRVVQVTVEPGEASKSWARAGEVLEALAAHGLDRGDIVVALGGGVIGDLAGFCAAVYMRGISYAQIPTTLLAQVDSSVGGKTAVDLAAGKNLAGAFLQPRAVVADTDSPRTLLELEWRSGLAEIAKSAVLDGEEFLSWLETHAQGLVDRDPETVKHAIQASVEFKARIVAGDERECGVRECLNLGHTLGHAIEKVAGYGAVGHGLAVAEGMRFSARLAARIEAVSPEFVSRQEALLDALGLVELSSVYDSEMIRTAMSSDKKVRNGAVRFVLATSPGEHVVRGVDGGVLQEELREWMRERG